One genomic region from Populus nigra chromosome 8, ddPopNigr1.1, whole genome shotgun sequence encodes:
- the LOC133700608 gene encoding uncharacterized protein LOC133700608 produces the protein MQIFSKVLRDTDVHVRFSFPTHCLEHLDFAGNNYVDLYVKDSCGELRVIRCLKRNGVYDKPVLSKGWLKFVADYGLRVGDKVVLHRDDDQNLGSQFMIEAKRRIMLLGEEAWGDVTRDN, from the coding sequence ATGCAGATCTTCAGCAAAGTGTTGAGAGATACTGATGTCCATGTTCGGTTCTCGTTCCCAACTCATTGCTTAGAGCATTTAGATTTTGCTGGAAATAATTATGTTGATTTGTATGTTAAAGATAGCTGTGGTGAGCTTCGAGTTATTCGTTGCCTGAAGAGAAATGGAGTTTATGACAAGCCAGTGCTTTCTAAGGGCTGGCTTAAATTTGTTGCTGATTATGGACTGAGAGTTGGTGACAAGGTTGTTCTTCATCGTGATGATGACCAGAACCTGGGGTCACAGTTCATGATTGAAGCTAAGAGGAGAATCATGCTGCTTGGTGAGGAGGCTTGGGGTGATGTGACAAGAGATAACTAG